A portion of the Sabethes cyaneus chromosome 3, idSabCyanKW18_F2, whole genome shotgun sequence genome contains these proteins:
- the LOC128743136 gene encoding anamorsin homolog, producing MNIVQENNHVLYIWAGAVNADIEKEVNQLKSIPNVRVNVENADRVFLANFSKSQFDVIFANISTGNSELVSYLLKIVKPKGKVVVKDDSMQGETACSNLLLSGFINIVPLENNTVVGEKPNYEVGSAAKLSFGVNKAKVAAVWKLDVDDDDERIDADELLDDEDKLKPSADSLRVCGTTGKRKACKDCSCGLAEELEADTKNIAAQSTGTKSSCGSCYLGDAFRCASCPYLGMPAFKPGEKILLSDTQMKADI from the exons ATGAATATTGTGCAGGAAAATAACCACGTCCTTTACATCTGGGCAGGAGCAGTCAATGCTGATATTGAAAAGGAAGTGAATCAGCTAAAATCTATTCCAAATGTAAGGGTCAATGTTGAAAATGCTGATCGTGTTTTTCTAG CTAATTTCAGCAAATCGCAATTTGATGTTATTTTTGCCAACATCTCAACTGGAAACTCAGAATTGGTGTCCtacttgctgaaaatagttaaaCCCAAAGGGAAAGTGGTGGTCAAGGATGATTCGATGCAAGGAGAGACAGCTTGTTCGAATTTGCTATTATCTGGATTCATCAATATCGTTCCTTTAGAGAATAACA CGGTTGTTGGTGAGAAACCAAACTACGAAGTTGGATCTGCCGCTAAACTATCCTTCGGTGTGAACAAAGCTAAAGTTGCCGCGGTGTGGAAACTGGacgttgacgacgacgacgaacggATTGATGCCGACGAATTGTTGGACGATGAAGACAAGTTAAAACCATCAGCTGATTCACTAAGAG TTTGCGGAACAACTGGGAAACGCAAAGCCTGTAAAGACTGTTCCTGTGGTTTGGCTGAAGAACTTGAAGCTGATACGAAGAATATTGCTGCTCAAAGTACTGGTACAAAATCATCTTGCGGAAGT TGTTATCTGGGTGATGCGTTTCGTTGTGCTTCTTGTCCTTACCTGGGTATGCCTGCATTC
- the LOC128742445 gene encoding protoheme IX farnesyltransferase, mitochondrial: MFCVVAHRTMSCEWARRVAFHAPRSQPALQNRLRAVQLYMSKPCTNRFSSTAANAAPNNGRENARKSPKTVPLTTPVIIQVPSADPKALVKEISKSLNSVKATISLENKKETSGEIATFLPSFSRLMYHYLMLSKIRLTSLVVITTMAGYAMAPAPFELSTFLLCSLGTTLVSGAANSINQVIETSFDAQMPRTRNRVLVKGYLSRLHAVGFALGASSVGIGMLYFGVNGLTAGLGAANLILYTSIYTPMKRYSILNTWVGSIVGAIPPLMGWAACSGDIGAGAWVLAGLLYCWQFPHFNALSWNIRPEYLKAGYKMMANSHPRLCTLVSLRHTGYITALSLLAPVIDVTNVWFAVESLPLNAYFGYLAWDFHQKADSKSSRKLFRFSLLHLPLLMALFLLNKKYWIFSHEKTMEETAPTIQLEDENEPFTSQKPEKKADVYLVPNIVVDVGNLNCTQSGIKAIEDSLITNVAASLPTTVSGKQKL; this comes from the exons ATGTTCTGTGTTGTTGCCCATCGCACGATGTCGTGCGAATGGGCGCGTCGAGTGGCCTTCCATGCACCACGATCTCAACCGGCGCTGCAAAATCGCTTACGAGCCGTCCAATTG TATATGAGTAAGCCATGCACAAATCGGTTTAGCTCAACTGCAGCAAACGCAGCACCTAACAATGGAAGAGAAAACGCGCGGAAGTCACCCAAGACTGTCCCATTGACGACTCCTGTAATAATTCAAGTGCCATCGGCAGATCCTAAAGCTTTAGTTAAAGAAATTAGTAAATCGTTGAATTCAGTTAAAGCTACAATTTCACTGGAAAATAAGAAAGAAACGAGCGGTGAAATCGCTACCTTCCTGCCCAGCTTCAGTCGCTTAATGTATCACTACCTGATGCTATCAAAAATTCGACTGACTT CTTTGGTAGTAATAACAACAATGGCTGGTTATGCGATGGCGCCTGCTCCATTCGAACTGTCCACATTTTTGCTGTGTTCGTTAGGGACAACCTTAGTTTCTGGTGCGGCGAACTCCATCAACCAAGTTATCGAGACCTCGTTTGATGCACAAATGCCACGTACACGAAACCGAGTGCTGGTCAAAGGATATTTATC ACGCTTGCATGCTGTTGGATTTGCACTTGGTGCCAGCTCTGTGGGAATTGGAATGCTCTATTTTGGTGTAAACGGATTGACAGCCGGATTGGGTGCAGCCAATTTAATTCTTTACACCAGCATCTACACACCGATGAAGCGATACAGTATACTGAATACCTGGGTTGGATCGATAGTGGGTGCTATTCCGCCCTTGATGGGTTGGGCTGCTTGCAGTGGTGATATCGGAGCAGGCGCATGGGTTCTCGCTGGTTTATTATACTGTTGGCAGTTTCCTCATTTTAATGCTCTTTCCTGGAATATTCGACCAGAGTATTTAAAAGCAGGCTACAAAATGATGGCAAATTCCCATCCTCGCCTATGCACACTAGTTTCGTTGCGGCACACCGGTTACATTACGGCTCTGTCTCTACTGGCACCAGTAATAGACGTAACGAACGTTTGGTTTGCAGTAGAAAGCCTGCCATTGAATGCCTATTTTGGCTATCTTGCATGGGATTTCCATCAGAAAGCAGATAGCAAAAGTTCAAGGAAGCTTTTCCGCTTTTCTCTATTGCACTTGCCACTGCTGATGGCTTTATTCCTgcttaacaaaaaatactggattTTCTCCCATGAGAAAACCATGGAAGAAACTGCACCCACCATACAATTGGAAGACGAAAATGAGCCTTTCACATCCCAAAAACCAGAAAAGAAAGCGGACGTTTATCTAGTACCAAATATCGTTGTAGACGTGGGAAATCTTAATTGCACCCAAAGTGGTATTAAAGCTATAGAAGATAGTCTAATAACGAACGTGGCCGCATCGTTGCCCACAACGGTTTCCGGTAAGCAAAAGCTCTAG